Proteins from one Corallococcus exiguus genomic window:
- a CDS encoding HEAT repeat domain-containing protein — protein MGGTFQMRSSRPVLVALAVVVLAAGLFFFLRSSSTPTPAVSPPVTQAPVAPLDAGSVAAPVPVKTVEAPPAKPNHFVGSQVCADCHEEQHTGWKHDWHARALSPATKPYVVGTFTASTHFKGESSEAWMRRDGSQYLMRTKGADGNLGEWPVQWVVGGKRMQDPITLLPDGRWQVMPVYFHVTGKAEWVDYSEKKQGALSPDHPFFWTNFRRSAQHACLDCHVTGLDARYDRASHQWETKFADAGVACESCHGPGGQHAESQAPEDIIQPAKLSKEEGFAVCAQCHGPRRTLFPMLDAKHHFLPGQRYDASYQPMVLLVGNDRSGDFFADGRPSTSSFEYQALIQSQCHLKGGATCLTCHTAPHDANAPNEVRKQKPVAARTSVNASTCQGCHQEVVAQGEQHTHHKAAAAQDCLACHMPPVVSGVLDHFADHALDVPAPQNTARHDIPNACNTCHEKKTPDAMQDALVKWWPKAEARQARRLRLADAFDEKTAAQSRGALEAVLADTAEAGTLRGAAAKFLARRFKHDAVPALRAALKSTTDSTLRSDIIDGLGAANAREATDDLASLLKDGSLWVRQGAALTLAAFGDARGMPALQALATEPETRGLVQPHVMLGQLAMRRRDVTTATREFEQALDLQPYNADVLVRLADLYVVQGNPAKGRERLEEALRFDPQNKSAKQRLGMLPQ, from the coding sequence ATGGGCGGCACCTTCCAGATGCGCTCCTCTCGCCCTGTCCTTGTCGCTCTCGCGGTGGTGGTTCTCGCGGCGGGCCTGTTCTTCTTCCTGCGCTCTTCGTCCACGCCCACGCCCGCCGTGTCCCCACCGGTGACGCAGGCTCCCGTGGCGCCGCTGGACGCGGGCAGTGTGGCCGCGCCCGTGCCGGTGAAGACGGTGGAGGCGCCGCCCGCGAAGCCGAATCACTTCGTGGGCTCGCAGGTGTGCGCGGACTGCCACGAGGAGCAGCACACGGGCTGGAAGCACGACTGGCACGCGCGGGCGCTGTCTCCGGCGACGAAGCCGTACGTGGTGGGCACATTCACGGCGAGCACGCACTTCAAGGGCGAGTCCAGCGAGGCCTGGATGCGCCGCGACGGAAGCCAGTACCTGATGCGCACCAAGGGCGCGGACGGGAACCTGGGCGAGTGGCCGGTGCAGTGGGTGGTGGGCGGCAAGCGGATGCAGGACCCCATCACGCTGTTGCCGGACGGCCGCTGGCAGGTGATGCCGGTGTACTTCCACGTCACGGGCAAGGCCGAGTGGGTGGACTACTCGGAGAAGAAGCAGGGGGCGCTGTCGCCGGACCACCCGTTCTTCTGGACGAACTTCCGCCGCAGCGCGCAACACGCGTGCCTGGACTGCCACGTGACGGGACTGGACGCGCGCTATGACCGGGCGAGCCACCAGTGGGAGACGAAGTTCGCGGACGCGGGCGTCGCGTGCGAGTCCTGCCACGGGCCCGGCGGGCAGCACGCGGAGTCGCAGGCGCCGGAGGACATCATCCAGCCGGCGAAGCTGTCGAAGGAGGAGGGCTTCGCGGTGTGCGCGCAGTGCCACGGGCCGCGCCGCACGCTGTTCCCCATGCTGGACGCGAAGCACCACTTCCTGCCCGGCCAGCGCTACGACGCGAGCTATCAGCCCATGGTGTTGCTGGTGGGCAACGACCGCTCCGGGGACTTCTTCGCGGACGGGCGGCCCAGCACCTCCAGCTTCGAGTACCAAGCGCTCATCCAGTCCCAGTGCCACCTGAAGGGCGGGGCCACCTGCCTGACGTGCCACACAGCGCCGCACGACGCGAACGCGCCCAACGAGGTGCGCAAGCAGAAGCCGGTGGCGGCGCGCACGTCGGTGAACGCGTCCACGTGCCAGGGCTGTCATCAGGAGGTGGTGGCGCAGGGAGAGCAGCACACGCACCACAAGGCCGCGGCGGCGCAGGACTGCCTGGCGTGTCACATGCCGCCGGTGGTGTCGGGCGTGTTGGACCACTTCGCGGACCACGCGCTGGACGTGCCGGCGCCCCAGAACACGGCGCGCCATGACATCCCCAACGCGTGCAACACCTGTCATGAGAAGAAGACGCCGGACGCGATGCAGGACGCGCTGGTGAAGTGGTGGCCGAAGGCGGAGGCGCGGCAGGCGCGTCGGCTGCGGCTGGCGGACGCGTTCGACGAGAAGACGGCGGCGCAGAGCCGTGGGGCGCTGGAGGCGGTGCTGGCGGACACGGCGGAGGCGGGCACGCTGAGGGGCGCGGCGGCGAAGTTCCTGGCGCGCCGGTTCAAGCACGACGCGGTGCCGGCGCTGCGGGCGGCATTGAAGAGCACGACGGACAGCACGTTGCGCTCGGACATCATCGACGGGTTGGGCGCGGCGAACGCGCGCGAGGCGACGGACGACCTGGCGTCGCTGCTCAAGGACGGCTCGCTGTGGGTGCGGCAGGGCGCGGCGTTGACGCTGGCGGCGTTCGGAGACGCGAGGGGAATGCCGGCGTTGCAGGCGCTGGCGACGGAGCCGGAGACGCGCGGCCTGGTGCAGCCGCACGTGATGCTGGGACAGCTGGCCATGCGCCGCAGGGACGTGACCACGGCGACGCGTGAGTTCGAACAGGCACTGGACCTGCAGCCCTACAACGCGGACGTGCTGGTGCGGCTGGCGGACCTCTACGTGGTGCAGGGCAACCCGGCGAAGGGCCGCGAGCGGCTTGAAGAAGCGCTCCGGTTCGATCCGCAGAACAAGTCCGCGAAGCAGCGGCTGGGCATGTTGCCGCAATGA
- a CDS encoding DUF427 domain-containing protein encodes MPVAKWNGTVLAKSDTYETVEGNIYFPPDSLVREHFKPSATHTTCPWKGEASYYSVEVDGKTNADAAWYYPEPKPAASNIQGYVAFWKGVTVER; translated from the coding sequence ATGCCAGTCGCGAAATGGAACGGCACCGTGCTCGCGAAGAGCGACACCTACGAGACGGTGGAGGGCAACATCTACTTCCCGCCCGACAGCCTGGTGCGCGAGCACTTCAAGCCCAGCGCCACGCACACCACCTGCCCCTGGAAGGGCGAGGCGAGCTACTACTCGGTGGAGGTGGACGGGAAGACGAACGCCGACGCGGCCTGGTACTACCCGGAGCCCAAGCCGGCCGCGTCCAACATCCAGGGCTACGTGGCCTTCTGGAAGGGCGTGACGGTGGAGCGCTGA
- a CDS encoding alpha/beta fold hydrolase yields MPMRSVNGTRLYYEDTGGSGDVVLFSHGLLWSTRLFDPQVEALRGRFRCISYDHRGQGQSDVPPEKVIDMETVYADAVALIESLGVAPVHFVGLSMGGFVGMRLAARRPDLVRSLVLLETSTDPEPTLNVPRYTALNLVARYVGLGPVTAPVMRIMFGTSFLTDPGRAEERELWRTRLKNNRRDIYRAVNGVIQRKGVPEELPRIRTPTLVIVGEEDRATVPAKAERIHSLIPGSKLVRLSRGGHSSTVEEPALVNAELAPFLTQHASNQTAHAG; encoded by the coding sequence ATGCCCATGCGGTCCGTGAATGGAACCCGGCTGTACTACGAGGACACTGGCGGTTCAGGAGACGTGGTGCTCTTCAGCCACGGGCTCCTCTGGAGCACCCGGCTGTTCGACCCGCAGGTGGAGGCCCTGCGCGGCCGCTTCCGCTGCATCTCGTATGACCACCGGGGTCAGGGCCAGAGCGACGTGCCCCCGGAGAAGGTCATCGACATGGAGACGGTGTACGCGGACGCGGTGGCGCTCATCGAGTCGCTGGGCGTCGCCCCCGTCCACTTCGTGGGCCTGTCCATGGGCGGCTTCGTGGGGATGAGGCTCGCGGCGCGACGGCCGGACCTGGTGCGCTCGCTGGTGCTCCTGGAGACGTCCACCGACCCCGAGCCCACCCTCAACGTGCCGCGCTACACCGCGCTCAACCTGGTCGCGCGCTACGTGGGCCTGGGCCCCGTCACCGCGCCGGTGATGCGCATCATGTTCGGCACGTCGTTCCTCACCGACCCAGGCCGGGCGGAGGAGCGGGAGTTGTGGCGCACGCGCCTCAAGAACAACCGCCGCGACATCTACCGCGCCGTCAACGGCGTCATCCAGCGCAAGGGCGTCCCGGAGGAGTTGCCGCGCATCCGCACGCCCACGCTCGTCATCGTGGGGGAAGAGGACCGCGCGACGGTGCCCGCGAAGGCGGAGCGCATCCACTCCCTCATCCCGGGCTCGAAGCTGGTGCGCCTGTCGCGCGGAGGCCACTCCTCCACCGTGGAGGAGCCGGCGCTCGTCAACGCGGAGCTCGCCCCCTTCCTCACGCAGCACGCGTCCAACCAGACCGCGCACGCGGGCTGA
- a CDS encoding DUF7660 family protein, whose amino-acid sequence MAHDLHQLLEEVTDEASFLRFVQALSEDFEEDRAEAARRPPAPHAPSPLGWENGTIGAFLERGASWGEASQDQDRSANPWHRCASILFAGKFYE is encoded by the coding sequence ATGGCCCATGACCTGCACCAACTCCTGGAAGAGGTCACGGACGAGGCGTCCTTCCTGCGCTTCGTCCAGGCGCTGAGCGAGGACTTCGAGGAGGACCGCGCGGAAGCTGCCCGTCGGCCTCCTGCTCCGCACGCACCGAGCCCCCTCGGATGGGAGAACGGCACCATCGGGGCGTTCCTCGAACGAGGCGCCTCCTGGGGCGAGGCTTCCCAGGACCAGGACCGCTCCGCCAATCCCTGGCACCGGTGCGCGAGCATCCTGTTCGCGGGCAAGTTCTACGAGTAG